One Polaribacter sp. SA4-12 genomic window carries:
- a CDS encoding S1C family serine protease, producing the protein MKEILFVFYFFITFIGTAQKLADCYENVKSSVVVINVLSVAPKATKNNLTLVAKSLQGSGVLISEKGVIWTASHIVQAAELVKVEFLNGAVYDAEVISNNPLADIALIKIKGDFILKGAKVAKIGNSDKLRIGDDIFILGAPYGLKQSITKGILSGRHIHKGLSDDFNNIEFLQTDAAINHGSSGGPMFNMKGEVVGITNSMYTLSGGFSGIGFAISSNTAKKLMMEKPTIWTGMKFVIVSGNIAKALNVPKESGLLILNLSSKGVANKIGLRSGTIDATIDGTDIVIGGDIILDFAGIGFNTFDFRSKIKKKLEEYGKRDLIPITILRNGNILSLEFERE; encoded by the coding sequence ATGAAAGAAATACTCTTTGTTTTTTATTTTTTTATAACATTTATTGGCACTGCACAAAAATTAGCAGACTGCTATGAAAATGTCAAATCTTCTGTCGTTGTCATAAATGTTTTAAGTGTTGCTCCCAAAGCCACAAAAAACAACCTAACATTAGTAGCTAAATCTTTACAAGGATCTGGTGTTTTAATTTCCGAAAAAGGAGTTATTTGGACAGCTTCTCATATTGTACAAGCTGCAGAATTGGTTAAAGTTGAGTTTTTAAATGGAGCTGTTTATGATGCAGAAGTAATATCCAATAATCCTTTAGCTGATATCGCTTTGATAAAAATTAAGGGCGATTTTATTTTAAAAGGTGCAAAAGTAGCTAAAATTGGAAATTCTGATAAGCTTAGAATAGGCGATGATATTTTTATTCTTGGTGCACCATATGGTCTTAAACAATCCATAACAAAAGGAATATTAAGTGGAAGACATATTCATAAGGGTTTAAGTGATGATTTTAATAACATCGAATTTCTTCAAACTGATGCAGCTATAAATCATGGTAGTTCAGGAGGACCAATGTTTAATATGAAAGGAGAAGTCGTTGGCATAACTAATAGTATGTACACTTTATCAGGTGGATTTAGTGGAATTGGTTTCGCAATATCATCAAATACAGCTAAAAAGCTAATGATGGAAAAACCTACTATTTGGACAGGTATGAAATTTGTAATCGTTAGTGGAAATATAGCCAAAGCACTTAATGTTCCAAAAGAATCAGGTTTATTAATTCTTAACTTATCCTCTAAAGGTGTCGCTAATAAAATAGGTCTTCGTTCTGGTACTATTGATGCCACTATTGACGGTACAGACATCGTAATTGGAGGGGATATTATATTAGATTTTGCAGGAATCGGTTTTAATACATTTGATTTCCGAAGTAAAATAAAGAAAAAGTTAGAAGAGTATGGTAAAAGAGATTTAATTCCAATAACTATTTTAAGAAATGGTAACATACTTTCTCTCGAATTTGAAAGGGAATAG
- a CDS encoding dienelactone hydrolase family protein, whose product MQTTFETINYQAINIPTKEIILKGRLRIAERKKGLIIFSHGSGSSRLSRRNNYVADLLLQEGYSSILFDLLTEKEDSIYENRFNLDLLAQRLVIVTKWVDKQKEIQNLPIGFFGASTGAASALIAATLLGNKIKAIVSRGGRPDLAQSILNKIKTPTLLIVGGNDNVVIELNKNAFSQLKGIKKIETIAGATHLFPEPGKLEDVAKLTCNWFDKYLK is encoded by the coding sequence ATGCAAACTACATTTGAAACTATAAACTACCAAGCAATAAATATACCTACAAAAGAGATTATACTAAAAGGGCGTTTACGAATTGCGGAACGTAAAAAAGGGCTTATCATTTTTTCTCACGGAAGTGGTAGTAGTCGATTAAGTCGACGAAATAATTATGTTGCAGACTTGCTTCTACAAGAAGGTTATTCATCAATATTGTTCGATCTATTAACTGAAAAGGAAGATTCAATATATGAAAACAGGTTTAACTTAGATTTACTTGCTCAGAGATTAGTTATAGTAACTAAATGGGTTGACAAACAAAAAGAAATACAGAATCTACCTATTGGCTTTTTTGGTGCAAGTACAGGTGCTGCTTCGGCTCTTATTGCAGCAACATTATTAGGTAATAAAATAAAAGCAATCGTATCTAGAGGAGGAAGACCAGATTTAGCACAATCTATTTTAAATAAAATAAAGACACCAACACTTTTAATTGTTGGTGGCAATGATAATGTTGTCATAGAATTAAATAAAAATGCTTTTAGCCAATTAAAAGGAATCAAAAAAATTGAAACTATTGCAGGTGCAACACATTTATTTCCAGAACCAGGAAAGTTAGAAGATGTAGCTAAATTAACTTGTAATTGGTTTGATAAATACTTAAAATAA
- a CDS encoding phosphoribosyltransferase, translating to MIFKDRIEAGNLLASKLEAYRGQNAIILAIPRGGVPLGYIIAKKLHLPLEVVLSKKIGHPLHKEYAIGAVTLKSKVLSDAATEVGKNYIEEEIKRIRTLLTKRYQEYYSNRTPLKLKDKILIIVDDGIATGNTILSTIEMLHKEKPEKILVAIPVASQSAIQKLRNTPFIDDVICLNTPVNFRAVGQFYQNFDQVDDAEVKILLNKETVN from the coding sequence ATGATATTTAAAGATAGAATTGAAGCAGGTAATCTATTGGCTAGCAAATTAGAGGCTTATAGAGGCCAAAATGCTATAATTCTTGCGATACCAAGAGGAGGAGTTCCTTTAGGCTACATTATTGCCAAAAAGTTGCATTTACCTTTAGAAGTTGTGCTCTCTAAAAAAATTGGGCATCCACTTCATAAAGAATATGCAATTGGTGCCGTAACATTAAAGAGTAAGGTTTTAAGTGATGCCGCAACAGAAGTTGGGAAGAATTATATAGAAGAAGAAATTAAAAGAATTAGAACACTGCTTACTAAAAGGTATCAAGAATATTATAGCAACAGAACTCCTCTTAAATTAAAAGACAAAATATTAATTATTGTTGATGATGGAATTGCAACAGGTAATACCATTTTATCTACCATAGAGATGCTTCATAAAGAAAAACCAGAAAAAATTTTAGTGGCAATTCCTGTGGCTTCTCAAAGTGCAATACAAAAGCTACGAAACACACCTTTTATAGATGATGTTATTTGCCTTAACACTCCTGTTAATTTTAGAGCTGTTGGTCAGTTTTATCAGAATTTTGACCAAGTTGATGATGCAGAGGTTAAAATCTTATTAAATAAGGAAACTGTAAATTAA
- a CDS encoding erythromycin esterase family protein, translated as MKKISIKEQLEDKGISNELLLEAFQDIPEAFFLSEILHPYFYEDIRIEKSLEKTEPRVIVVARMLEQLKIKKQDKILITGVDSIYILVVLSKIYKEVYTIETNETYANWTLEVLKSIDIDNVFIKTGNPEIGWEEKGPFDAILIATEFKEITKTIKEQLKLGAKLLAPVGPDWSHVILEIIIRISENEYAKKAVKDSYFIPNPKILPKIGTETYSEKECVDEIGINSLPFKTIKKFPIDGLLERIGDAKVVLLGEASHGTSEFYLTRQEITKALIEKKGFNFVCAEADWSDAEQINNYTRNQYKSQDWMPFARFPQWMWKNKEVLNFVEWLKKHNSKHNNTIGFYGLDLYGLENSIDLVIKYLTDIDTELAELAKSKYACITPYMSNPAVYGRLVANNKIAGCEKEILDMLFDLLKNKNKLNHSQEYFYAYQNATVVIDAERYYRAMYYGSAESWNLRDFHMFYTLKSLLSYFGKDSKAVVWAHNSHIGNALATEMYARGEINIGHLCKEHFGTKSYHIGFGTHTGTVAAARNWGESMEKINVNESIENSYENLCHKTNVPNFTLPLREENSEKKLRDLLSTPKFQRAIGVVYKPETELMSHYFKAVLPSQFDEYIWFNKTKAITPLKTKTAPTKLTDIHPFGLFDK; from the coding sequence ATGAAAAAAATAAGCATCAAAGAACAGTTAGAAGACAAGGGAATAAGTAATGAATTACTTTTAGAGGCTTTTCAAGACATACCTGAAGCATTTTTTTTATCAGAAATACTTCATCCTTATTTTTATGAAGATATAAGAATTGAAAAATCATTAGAAAAAACAGAACCAAGAGTTATTGTAGTTGCCCGAATGTTAGAGCAATTAAAGATAAAAAAGCAAGATAAAATTCTAATAACAGGTGTAGACTCTATTTATATTTTAGTGGTGCTTTCAAAAATTTATAAAGAAGTTTATACTATTGAAACGAATGAAACGTATGCAAATTGGACGTTGGAAGTCTTAAAATCGATAGATATTGACAATGTATTTATAAAAACAGGAAATCCAGAAATTGGATGGGAAGAAAAAGGGCCATTCGATGCCATTTTAATTGCTACAGAATTTAAAGAAATAACAAAAACCATAAAAGAGCAACTAAAATTAGGGGCTAAATTATTAGCTCCTGTAGGTCCAGATTGGTCTCATGTAATTCTAGAAATTATAATAAGAATATCTGAAAACGAATATGCTAAAAAAGCAGTAAAGGATAGTTATTTTATACCAAACCCCAAAATACTACCTAAAATAGGAACTGAAACATATTCAGAAAAAGAATGTGTCGATGAAATAGGAATTAATTCTCTTCCCTTTAAAACCATTAAAAAATTTCCTATCGATGGATTGTTGGAAAGAATTGGTGATGCTAAAGTAGTTTTATTGGGAGAAGCTTCTCATGGAACCTCGGAGTTTTATTTAACGAGACAAGAAATTACAAAAGCACTTATAGAAAAAAAAGGATTTAATTTTGTTTGTGCTGAAGCAGATTGGTCTGATGCTGAACAAATTAATAATTACACAAGAAATCAATACAAATCACAAGACTGGATGCCTTTTGCACGTTTTCCACAATGGATGTGGAAAAATAAAGAAGTACTTAATTTTGTTGAGTGGCTAAAAAAACACAATTCCAAGCATAATAATACCATAGGTTTTTATGGTTTAGATTTATATGGATTAGAAAACTCAATAGATTTAGTTATTAAATATCTTACAGATATTGATACAGAGTTAGCAGAATTAGCAAAATCAAAATATGCGTGTATTACACCTTATATGTCAAACCCTGCAGTTTATGGTAGGTTGGTAGCTAATAATAAAATAGCAGGTTGTGAGAAAGAAATTCTTGATATGTTATTTGACTTGTTAAAAAACAAAAACAAATTGAATCATTCTCAAGAGTATTTTTATGCTTATCAAAATGCAACGGTTGTAATTGATGCAGAACGTTATTATAGAGCAATGTATTATGGTAGTGCAGAGTCTTGGAATTTACGAGATTTTCATATGTTTTATACCTTAAAATCATTGTTGTCTTATTTTGGTAAAGATTCTAAAGCCGTTGTTTGGGCACATAATTCTCATATTGGTAATGCCTTAGCAACTGAAATGTACGCTAGAGGTGAAATAAATATTGGACATTTGTGTAAAGAACATTTTGGAACTAAGTCTTATCATATTGGTTTTGGTACTCATACCGGTACTGTTGCAGCAGCCAGAAATTGGGGAGAATCTATGGAGAAAATTAATGTGAATGAGTCTATAGAGAATAGTTATGAAAATCTTTGTCACAAAACTAATGTACCTAATTTTACACTGCCCTTGCGAGAAGAAAATTCAGAAAAAAAATTGAGAGATTTATTAAGTACTCCAAAATTTCAACGTGCTATTGGAGTCGTTTATAAACCAGAAACAGAATTGATGAGTCATTATTTTAAAGCAGTATTACCATCTCAGTTTGATGAATATATTTGGTTTAATAAAACAAAAGCGATTACACCATTAAAAACTAAAACAGCACCAACAAAGCTTACAGACATTCACCCATTTGGATTATTTGATAAATAG
- a CDS encoding pesticidal protein Cry7Aa, translating to MELVTKHGVIIEKTINSFENLGVFNPAIMQEGKTVHMFYRAVREGNFSTIGYCKLEGPLKIIERAKEPIFYPETPEEFQGVEDPRITKIEDTYYLSYAAYDGINVFGAYATSKDLKKFERVKIITPKFTFEEYSELIKKNFKKISLMHLMFYNLFNRYRLAKLMKSKIYVWDKNIVFFPKKIKGKFAVLHRLYPSIQILYFNSPSELTHEFWKDYISNLQKHIVLIPKYKFENGHIGAGCPPIETKDGWLLIYHSAQLTHKEYTYHACAALLDLKNPKKIIARLKEPLFSPTESYEKEGYVDDVVFPTGTAVFDEELYIYYGAADSSVAVASVNINTLLNELKKNKDERKNKI from the coding sequence ATGGAATTGGTTACCAAACACGGTGTTATTATAGAAAAAACAATAAATAGTTTTGAGAATTTGGGAGTTTTTAATCCTGCTATTATGCAAGAAGGAAAAACGGTTCATATGTTTTATCGCGCTGTTAGAGAAGGTAATTTTTCTACGATTGGATATTGTAAATTAGAGGGTCCTTTAAAAATTATTGAACGAGCTAAAGAGCCAATATTTTATCCTGAAACTCCAGAAGAATTCCAGGGAGTTGAAGATCCTCGAATCACTAAAATTGAAGATACTTATTATTTGTCTTATGCTGCTTATGATGGTATTAATGTATTTGGTGCGTATGCAACATCAAAAGACTTGAAAAAATTTGAACGCGTAAAAATCATTACACCTAAGTTTACTTTTGAAGAATATTCTGAGTTGATTAAGAAAAATTTTAAGAAAATTAGTCTTATGCACTTAATGTTTTACAATCTATTTAATAGATATAGATTGGCAAAACTAATGAAGAGTAAAATATATGTATGGGACAAAAACATTGTGTTTTTTCCAAAAAAAATAAAAGGAAAATTTGCAGTCTTACACCGATTATATCCTTCAATTCAAATTTTGTATTTCAATTCTCCATCAGAACTTACTCATGAATTTTGGAAAGATTATATATCAAATCTTCAAAAACATATTGTACTTATTCCAAAATACAAATTTGAAAATGGGCATATCGGTGCAGGATGCCCACCAATTGAAACAAAAGATGGTTGGTTACTTATTTATCACTCCGCACAATTGACTCATAAAGAATATACTTATCATGCTTGTGCAGCTCTTTTAGATCTTAAAAATCCAAAAAAAATAATTGCTAGATTAAAAGAACCATTGTTTTCGCCAACCGAATCTTACGAAAAAGAAGGATATGTAGATGATGTTGTTTTTCCAACAGGAACAGCTGTTTTTGATGAAGAACTATATATCTATTATGGTGCTGCAGATAGCAGTGTGGCAGTAGCTTCTGTAAATATTAATACTCTTTTAAATGAACTTAAAAAAAATAAAGATGAAAGAAAAAACAAAATCTAA